Proteins from one Oryza sativa Japonica Group chromosome 12, ASM3414082v1 genomic window:
- the LOC4351464 gene encoding L-galactono-1,4-lactone dehydrogenase 2, mitochondrial — MRRLLLAGILRRASSSPSSHHHLHLVRALSASSPLPASDADLRKYAGYALLLLGCGAATYYSFPLPPDALHKKAVPFKYAPLPDDLHAVSNWSATHEVHTRVLLQPDSLPVLHDALAAAHGERRKLRPLGSGLSPNGLALSRAGMVNLALMDKVLDVDAKKKTVTVQAGIRVAELVDTLREHGLTLQNFASIREQQVGGIIQVGAHGTGARLPPIDEQVISMKLVTPAKGTIELSREKDPDLFYLARCGLGGLGVVAEVTLQCVERHQLIEHTFVSSADEVKKNHKKWLSENKHIKYLWIPYTDTVVVVQCNPPSRWRTPKFTSKYGKDEAIQHVRDLYRESLKKYRTKAESNDPEVDQLSFTELRDRLLALDPLDKDHVIRINKAEAEYWKKSEGYRMGWSDEILGFDCGGQQWVSETCFPAGTLAKPNMKDLDYIEELLQLIEKEDIPAPAPIEQRWTACSRSPMSPASSSQEDDIFSWVGIIMYLPTSDARQRKEITEEFFNYRSKTQTNLWDGYSAYEHWAKIEVPKDKDELTELLARLRKRFPVDAYNKARMELDPNKVLSNAKLEKLFPVTEVQHVK, encoded by the exons atgcggcgcctcctcctcgccggcatcctccgccgcgcctcctcctccccttcctcccaccaccacctccacctcgtcAGGGCGCTCTCTGCCTCGTCCCCGCTCCCGGCCTCCGATGCCGACCTCCGCAAGTACGCCGGCTACGCGCTCCTCCTCCTAGGCTGCGGCGCCGCCACCTACTACTCCTTCCCGCTTCCCCCCGACGCGCTCCACAAGAAGGCCGTCCCCTTCAAGTACGCGCCGCTCCCCGACGACCTCCACGCCGTCTCCAACTGGAGCGCCACCCACGAGGTCCACACCCgcgtcctcctccagcccgactCCCTCCCCGTCCTCCacgacgcgctcgccgccgcccacggcgaGCGCCGCAAGCTCAGGCCCCTCGGCTCGGGCCTGTCCCCCAATGGCCTCGCGCTCTCACGCGCCGGCATGGTCAACCTCGCGCTCATGGACAAGGTGCTCGACGTCGACGCCAAGAAGAAGACCGTCACCGTGCAGGCCGGGATACGCGTCGCCGAGCTTGTCGACACGCTCCGGGAGCATGGCCTCACGCTGCAGAACTTCGCGTCCATTCGGGAGCAGCAGGTCGGCGGCATCATTCAG GTTGGTGCCCATGGCACTGGTGCAAGGTTGCCACCAATTGACGAACAAGTTATTAGCATGAAATTGGTTACCCCTGCCAAGGGGACAATAGAGTTGTCAAGGGAGAAGGATCCTGATTTATTCTATCTTGCTCGCTGTGGGCTTGGTGGCCTTGGAGTTGTAGCAGAAGTTACTCTTCAATGTGTGGAAAGACACCAACTTATTGAACACACTTTCGTTTCCAGTGCAGATGAAGTCAAGAAAAATCACAA GAAATGGCTCTctgaaaataaacatattaagTACTTATGGATTCCATACACCGATACAGTTGTTGTTGTCCAATGCAATCCTCCTTCAAGGTGGAGAACTCCAAAGTTTACCTCAAAATATGGAAAGGATGAGGCTATCCAACATGTTCGTGATCTTTATCGTGAGTCATTGAAGAAATATAG AACTAAAGCAGAAAGTAATGACCCAGAAGTAGATCAGCTTTCATTCACTGAATTGAGGGATCGGTTGCTTGCCCTGGATCCTCTAGACAAAGATCATGTGATCAGAATTAACAAAGCAGAAGCTGAATATTGGAAGAAGTCAGAGGGCTATCGCATGGGCTGGAGTGATGAAATATTAGGCTTTGATTGTGGTGGGCAGCAGTGGGTTTCTGAAACCTGCTTCCCTGCAGGGACCCTAGCAAAGCCTAATATGAAGGATCTGGATTATATAGAGGAGCTGCTGCAGTTGATTGAGAAGGAAGATATACCCGCACCGGCACCTATTGAGCAGCGTTGGACTGCCTGCAGCAGGAGTCCCATGAGCCCAGCATCAAGCTCTCAAGAAGATGACATATTTTCATGG GTTGGGATAATAATGTACCTCCCAACGTCGGATGCTCGACAAAGGAAGGAAATTACAGAGGAATTTTTTAATTACAGAAGTAAGACGCAAACAAATCTGTGGGATGGTTATTCTGCATATGAACACTGGGCCAAAATTGAG GTTCCGAAGGATAAGGATGAACTCACTGAACTCCTGGCTAGGTTGAGGAAACGTTTCCCAGTAGATGCATATAACAAAGCACGCATGGAGCTTGACCCTAACAAGGTTCTTTCCAATGCAAAGTTAGAGAAGCTCTTCCCAGTAACAGAGGTCCAACATGTAAAGTAA
- the LOC107275664 gene encoding uncharacterized protein: MQEATEDLNQPGIVGDELDEGRGRSVYLVACHWDWSRYSKPYSVYNVGVTATATATSSPPQAKRKRLRRITRLPTAAGGKSFTSVRSIHRAWIVGVGGDPGDTVIFDTRTEKVVHGPALNSAKWCPALMSVGDKVYAMSKSPSWIADPDFPPWFELLDLSQSKVVAATAGRGYHLEGCSWIKLPHPPCFPWKLRPVDYTLLPVVIVMSYVVVDAYILVSFNQPWGTYAFDTNSIKWHKVDDKRLPFTGCAAPHGSVFLGLSKDNGPINAYRINVTTSDKEYDPCLSIVVLPVKYMEHEVDAGSCFFSLEDGLFCSLRFSLDSSSVIRSKNLEVFPTKAHVDLRTYQTENTSPLEAPEETLLAVKPEVTVCSQWEQAFKISCSSHGFSPFAFALLSI, translated from the coding sequence ATGCAAGAAGCAACAGAGGATCTCAACCAGCCGGGGATCGTCGGCGATGAGTTGGATGAAGGACGTGGTCGGTCTGTCTACCTTGTGGCGTGCCACTGGGATTGGTCCAGGTATTCTAAGCCCTACTCCGTATACAATGTAGGCGTcaccgccactgccaccgccacTTCATCTCCACCGCAGGCGAAGCGGAAGCGCCTGCGCCGGATCACCCGCCTGCCCACCGCTGCCGGCGGTAAGAGCTTCACCTCCGTGCGGTCGATCCACCGCGCGTGGATCGTCGGTGTCGGGGGTGATCCCGGCGACACCGTCATCTTCGACACGAGGACAGAGAAGGTCGTCCATGGCCCGGCTCTCAACTCCGCAAAATGGTGCCCTGCCCTGATGTCAGTGGGCGACAAGGTTTATGCCATGTCCAAGTCCCCCTCCTGGATTGCAGACCCCGATTTCCCGCCATGGTTCGAGCTACTCGATCTCTCCCAATCCAAAGTCGTCGCTGCTACTGCTGGCCGCGGCTACCACCTGGAGGGATGTTCCTGGATTAAGCTACCGCATCCACCTTGCTTCCCTTGGAAGCTTCGCCCGGTAGATTACACATTGCTGCCGGTTGTAATCGTCATGTCCTATGTGGTGGTTGATGCCTACATATTGGTATCATTCAATCAGCCATGGGGCACGTATGCATTTGACACCAACTCAATCAAGTGGCACAAGGTTGATGACAAGAGGCTACCTTTCACCGGATGCGCCGCCCCACATGGCTCTGTGTTCCTTGGCTTATCGAAAGACAACGGACCCATCAATGCTTATCGCATCAATGTCACAACTTCTGACAAGGAATATGATCCTTGCTTATCCATCGTTGTGCTCCCGGTGAAATACATGGAACATGAAGTTGATGCAGGGTCATGCTTCTTTTCCTTGGAGGATGGACTCTTCTGTTCTTTACGTTTCTCGCTTGACAGCAGCAGCGTGATTCGCTCCAAGAACCTTGAAGTTTTTCCAACCAAGGCACATGTAGACCTGAGAACCTATCAAACAGAGAACACTTCACCATTGGAGGCTCCAGAGGAAACATTGCTAGCAGTGAAGCCGGAGGTTACAGTCTGCAGCCAATGGGAACAGGCCTTCAAGATTTCCTGTTCATCCCATGGGTTCTCTCCCTTTGCATTCGCTCTTTTGTCCATATAA
- the LOC112937425 gene encoding uncharacterized protein encodes MDPTTGTCSGCEVTKKIPSWMMRKTLMQCMEAGHFGKDAMDMARLEHALPRGDLHRPRVGSKTAERSCSVCLKNFEEDDYIWSMPCSHTFHQLCVLGDRSCRVCHPAAPPSTEEKPEAPRTIH; translated from the coding sequence ATGGATCCCACAACCGGGACATGTTCCGGGTGCGAGGTCACCAAGAAGATCCCTAGTTGGATGATGAGGAAGACACTAATGCAATGTATGGAAGCCGGCCACTTTGGCAAGGACGCCATGGATATGGCGCGGCTGGAACATGCACTCCCCCGCGGCGATCTTCACCGGCCGAGAGTGGGCAGCAAGACGGCGGAGCGGAGCTGCTCGGTGTGCCTCAAGAATTTCGAGGAGGACGACTACATCTGGTCGATGCCCTGCTCCCACACTTTCCATCAGCTCTGCGTCTTGGGTGACCGCTCTTGCAGGGTCTGTCACCCGGCTGCTCCCCCATCCACGGAGGAGAAACCGGAGGCCCCTCGGACTATTCATTGA